The following proteins are co-located in the Paludibaculum fermentans genome:
- a CDS encoding metallophosphoesterase family protein yields the protein MPYASIPSLSRRTFALAMAGAGVSLLRSAEPEMHWALISDTHIPADASETYRGFNPVANLKRVVAEVEAAQPEAVLHCGDVARLQGLPADYQAVQGLLKPLSSKVPVAMALGNHDHRKNFLGVFGKQQAGIQSVQEKHVLVVEGPAVRVIVLDSLIEANSTPGLLGKAQRTWLSEFLKTSSDLPTILFVHHTLDDGDTSLLDAPRFFEILKPHRKVKAVLYGHSHAYKYEAWEGIHLLNLPAVGYNFNDTEPVGWVESRLSKAGGAFTLHAFGGNMEKNGKTIFLPWRA from the coding sequence ATGCCGTACGCCTCGATCCCTTCCCTCTCCCGCCGCACCTTCGCCCTCGCCATGGCCGGCGCGGGTGTCTCGCTGCTGCGCTCCGCCGAACCGGAGATGCACTGGGCGCTGATCTCGGATACCCACATCCCCGCCGACGCCTCGGAGACCTATCGTGGCTTCAATCCCGTGGCCAATCTCAAGCGTGTAGTCGCGGAGGTCGAGGCGGCCCAGCCCGAGGCGGTTCTGCATTGCGGCGATGTCGCCCGGCTCCAGGGCCTGCCCGCGGATTACCAGGCGGTCCAGGGCCTGCTTAAGCCGCTCTCCTCGAAGGTGCCGGTCGCCATGGCCCTGGGCAACCACGACCACCGCAAGAACTTCCTCGGCGTCTTCGGCAAGCAACAGGCCGGCATCCAGAGCGTCCAGGAGAAGCATGTGCTGGTGGTGGAAGGGCCCGCCGTGCGCGTCATCGTGCTCGATTCCCTCATTGAGGCCAACTCGACGCCAGGCCTGCTCGGCAAGGCTCAGCGCACGTGGCTCTCCGAGTTCCTCAAGACGTCCAGCGACCTGCCCACCATCCTCTTCGTCCACCACACGCTGGACGACGGCGACACCTCGCTGCTCGACGCACCGCGCTTCTTCGAGATTCTCAAACCCCACCGCAAAGTGAAGGCCGTGCTCTATGGCCACTCGCACGCCTACAAGTACGAAGCGTGGGAAGGCATCCATCTGCTCAACCTGCCCGCCGTCGGCTACAACTTCAACGACACGGAGCCGGTGGGCTGGGTGGAAAGCCGCCTCAGCAAGGCGGGCGGCGCGTTCACGCTCCACGCGTTCGGCGGCAATATGGAGAAGAACGGCAAGACCATCTTCCTGCCGTGGCGGGCCTAG
- a CDS encoding ankyrin repeat domain-containing protein produces MKHRRGLLLLLLTATVLAGCGGAHDTSTLIGAAREGDLAAMNKQLDQGAGVNQSAGVNNWTVLQHAIHKNQPQAVDLLLAKGADPNLAHGKMTPLMMAAGYGYDGIVRSLLKYGADPKVRNSDGKTARDYAKSGVSDIDRFTYGREQSAAVAALDAKPAAH; encoded by the coding sequence ATGAAGCATCGCCGCGGCCTCCTTCTCCTCCTCTTGACCGCTACCGTGCTCGCAGGCTGCGGCGGTGCCCACGATACCTCCACCCTGATCGGCGCTGCCCGGGAAGGCGACCTCGCCGCCATGAACAAGCAACTGGATCAGGGCGCCGGCGTCAACCAGTCGGCCGGAGTCAACAACTGGACCGTCCTCCAGCACGCCATCCACAAGAACCAGCCGCAAGCCGTCGACCTGCTGCTGGCCAAAGGAGCCGACCCCAATCTCGCCCACGGCAAAATGACTCCGCTCATGATGGCGGCCGGCTATGGCTATGACGGCATTGTCCGCTCCCTGCTGAAGTACGGCGCCGATCCAAAGGTCCGCAACAGCGACGGCAAGACGGCCCGCGACTACGCCAAATCCGGTGTCAGCGACATCGACCGCTTCACCTATGGCCGCGAGCAGTCGGCCGCCGTCGCGGCGCTGGACGCGAAACCCGCCGCTCACTGA
- a CDS encoding 3-hydroxyacyl-CoA dehydrogenase NAD-binding domain-containing protein has product MQMCAFGEPVSASEALGSGIVDRLIEGDLLTGAIAFANEHPPVRRTRDLSAKLVGAVAAESLKALFQDSCRRKLKGQTAPLAALESIAATARFDFDAGLEYEAKLFSECLFGTQSKALIHVFFGERAVARIPGLPKEVQPLPLRRAAVVGAGTMGGGIAMCFANAGIPVVLKETTQSALDHGLNSIRRNYENSVKRGRLSAETAAQRLDLIKPVLRYEGFDEADIVVEAVFEELALKKHVFSDLDAVVRDGAILSTNTSTLDIDEIASATNRPEWVVGTHFFSPANVMRLLEVVRGKATSPAVIATAMELGKTLKKVGVLSGNAFGFIGNRMFGPYRHEAIRLVEEGASVGQVDQALTDWGMAMGPLAVGDLAGVDVAWRVRQEAIRLGIPHIQPASFEDELYTRGRYGQKSGAGWYLYDANRAPSPDPEVERLVREYAACQAIPQRTFAHTEILERTLFALINEGARLLEEGVALRPVDIDIVYVNGYGFPAWRGGPMHYAETLGLQRVADRMRALYDEFGPFWKPAALLEQSAKAGRWSQ; this is encoded by the coding sequence ATGCAGATGTGCGCCTTCGGCGAGCCCGTCAGCGCCTCCGAGGCCCTGGGTAGCGGCATCGTCGACCGTCTCATCGAGGGCGACCTGCTCACCGGCGCCATCGCCTTTGCCAACGAGCATCCGCCGGTCCGCCGCACCCGCGACCTCTCCGCCAAGCTCGTCGGCGCGGTCGCCGCGGAATCGCTCAAGGCACTGTTCCAGGACTCCTGCCGCAGGAAGCTCAAGGGCCAGACCGCTCCGCTGGCCGCACTCGAGTCCATCGCCGCCACCGCCCGCTTCGATTTCGATGCCGGCCTCGAGTACGAAGCCAAACTCTTCAGCGAATGCCTGTTCGGCACACAGTCCAAAGCCCTCATCCACGTCTTCTTCGGCGAACGCGCCGTCGCGCGCATCCCTGGCCTGCCCAAGGAAGTTCAACCCTTGCCGCTGCGCCGGGCGGCGGTCGTGGGCGCGGGCACCATGGGCGGCGGCATCGCCATGTGCTTCGCCAATGCGGGGATCCCGGTGGTCCTGAAGGAAACGACCCAGAGCGCCCTGGATCACGGCCTCAACTCCATCCGCCGCAACTACGAAAACTCGGTGAAACGCGGCCGCCTCTCCGCCGAAACCGCCGCGCAGCGCCTCGACCTGATCAAGCCCGTCCTGCGCTACGAGGGTTTCGACGAAGCAGATATCGTCGTCGAAGCCGTCTTCGAGGAACTGGCCCTCAAGAAGCACGTCTTCTCCGACCTCGACGCGGTCGTGCGCGACGGAGCCATCCTCTCCACCAACACCTCGACACTCGACATCGACGAGATCGCCTCGGCCACCAACCGGCCGGAGTGGGTCGTCGGCACCCACTTCTTCAGCCCCGCCAATGTCATGCGGCTGCTGGAGGTGGTCCGGGGCAAAGCAACATCGCCGGCGGTGATCGCCACGGCAATGGAGCTGGGCAAAACCCTCAAGAAGGTGGGCGTCCTGTCCGGCAACGCTTTCGGCTTCATCGGCAACCGCATGTTCGGCCCTTACCGCCACGAAGCCATCCGGCTCGTGGAGGAGGGCGCCTCCGTCGGGCAGGTCGACCAGGCCCTGACGGATTGGGGCATGGCCATGGGCCCCCTGGCCGTCGGTGATCTCGCCGGCGTCGACGTGGCCTGGCGGGTGCGCCAGGAGGCCATCCGCCTGGGGATCCCGCACATCCAGCCGGCGTCGTTTGAGGACGAACTCTACACCCGTGGCCGCTACGGCCAGAAGTCCGGCGCCGGTTGGTATCTCTACGACGCGAATCGCGCACCTTCACCCGACCCCGAAGTCGAGCGCCTCGTCCGCGAATACGCCGCCTGCCAGGCCATCCCCCAGCGAACCTTCGCCCACACGGAGATCCTCGAGCGCACACTCTTCGCCCTCATCAACGAAGGCGCCCGGCTGTTGGAGGAGGGCGTCGCCCTGCGTCCTGTCGACATCGACATCGTCTACGTAAACGGCTACGGCTTCCCAGCCTGGCGCGGCGGCCCCATGCACTACGCCGAGACCCTCGGCCTGCAGCGGGTGGCCGACCGCATGCGCGCCCTCTACGACGAGTTCGGCCCGTTCTGGAAACCGGCCGCGCTGCTGGAGCAGTCCGCCAAAGCCGGCCGCTGGAGCCAGTAA
- a CDS encoding PaaI family thioesterase, translating into MKPQPLNAKELNELILKMPFNHHLGLRVTRVYKDGLTLECEVRPEMTNGLGTLHGGVTASLVDAAVGIAVIGARGGAPATTVEMKLNYLRPATHGKVRARARLLKVGRTLAVGSVDVHDSHGHAIATALLTYMLL; encoded by the coding sequence TTGAAGCCCCAGCCTCTGAACGCCAAAGAGCTCAACGAGCTCATCCTCAAGATGCCATTCAATCACCATTTGGGCCTGCGTGTGACGCGTGTGTACAAAGATGGGCTGACGCTGGAGTGCGAGGTGCGGCCCGAGATGACAAATGGGCTGGGCACGCTGCACGGCGGAGTGACGGCTTCGCTGGTGGATGCAGCGGTCGGCATTGCCGTCATTGGCGCCCGCGGCGGAGCGCCGGCGACGACGGTGGAGATGAAGCTGAACTACCTGCGTCCGGCAACGCACGGAAAGGTGCGGGCGCGGGCGCGGCTGTTGAAGGTGGGCCGGACACTGGCGGTAGGCAGCGTGGACGTACACGACTCACATGGGCACGCCATTGCGACGGCCCTGCTGACGTACATGCTGCTGTAG
- a CDS encoding DUF5666 domain-containing protein, with protein MTGKIEAVDEDQSVVQVQGTSVPIVATSSTRYSRGLSFKSLKPGMEVKIVAVLRSDGKLEALEVRSA; from the coding sequence GTGACCGGCAAGATTGAGGCCGTGGACGAGGACCAAAGTGTGGTCCAGGTTCAAGGCACCAGTGTGCCGATCGTGGCCACCTCCTCCACCCGCTACTCGCGGGGACTGAGCTTCAAAAGTCTGAAGCCCGGCATGGAAGTGAAAATCGTCGCGGTGCTCCGCAGCGATGGAAAACTGGAAGCCCTGGAGGTGCGTAGCGCCTAA